One Papaver somniferum cultivar HN1 chromosome 10, ASM357369v1, whole genome shotgun sequence genomic window carries:
- the LOC113317276 gene encoding uncharacterized protein LOC113317276 isoform X1 — MARNRWSHGYTVSLIWLSSFILFYSGFQMAIQNSSKRIQFMDSASTNLNSERRSRLYNKMEHDLEEHGAVFLQGGETSQSLSLSDIFAVEDGIVKPVLKAANPPVRANVLYLSTNFSIPISQAVKGIFQPYFDKAIWFQNSSLYHFSMFHASHHIVAVPATEDEIEAEATAVKAVAETLCPLKIVLDRVVLTSTGVLLGCWQVTSGTDPVYIRERLRNVLPDAPEKQLYDPAMLHTSFARLLGHPKLSVEFNYVQELHKQPNQLQFFHELVMHLNNKIRGFEAEVSELWYVEEFDMLALALNGRIKPRKFHLGCSYN; from the exons ATGGCTCGAAATCggtggagtcatggatatacagTGTCATTGATCTGGTTATCTTCTTTCATTCTCTTTTACTCAGGCTTTCAAATGGCCATTCAAAATTCCTCCAAAAGAATTCAATTCATGGATTCAG CCAGTACTAATTTGAATTCGGAAAGGAGGTCAAGATTGTATAATAAAATGGAACATGATTTGGAAGAACATGGAGCTGTTTTCCTACAAGGTGGGGAAACTTCTCAGTCACTGTCTCTTTCGGATATTTTTGCTGTAGAGGATGGGATTGTTAAACCTGTACTTAAG GCTGCGAATCCTCCTGTTCGTGCAAATGTTCTGTATCTCAGTACCAATTTCTCAATTCCTATCTC GCAGGCTGTAAAGGGTATATTTCAGCCCTACTTCGATAAAG CAATCTGGTTCCAGAACTCCAGCTTATATCACTTCAGTATGTTTCACGCCTCACATCATATAGTTGCTGTCCCTGCTACAGAagatgag ATTGAGGCTGAAGCCACTGCAGTTAAGGCTGTCGCGGAGACTCTCTGCCCACTGAAAATTGTACTGGACAGAGTGGTTTTGACTTCAACGGGAGTGCTTCTTGGTTGCTGGCAG GTAACATCAGGGACGGATCCTGTATATATTCGCGAGAGGCTGAGAAATGTTCTTCCGGATGCACCTGAAAAGCAACTT TATGATCCTGCTATGCTTCACACTTCATTTGCTAGGCTTTTGGGGCACCCTAAACTTTCTGTGGAG TTTAACTATGTTCAGGAGCTGCATAAGCAACCTAATCAACTCCAGTTCTTCCACGAGCTTGTCATGCACCTAAACAACAAAATACGTGGATTTGAG GCTGAAGTGTCTGAGCTTTGGTATGTAGAGGAATTTGATATGTTGGCGCTTGCATTGAATGGAAGAATAAAACCACGAAAGTTTCACCTCGGGTGTTCATATAATTGA
- the LOC113317276 gene encoding uncharacterized protein LOC113317276 isoform X2: protein MARNRWSHGYTVSLIWLSSFILFYSGFQMAIQNSSKRIQFMDSASTNLNSERRSRLYNKMEHDLEEHGAVFLQGGETSQSLSLSDIFAVEDGIVKPVLKAANPPVRANVLYLSTNFSIPISQAVKGIFQPYFDKAIWFQNSSLYHFSMFHASHHIVAVPATEDEIEAEATAVKAVAETLCPLKIVLDRVVLTSTGVLLGCWQVTSGTDPVYIRERLRNVLPDAPEKQLYDPAMLHTSFARLLGHPKLSVEELHKQPNQLQFFHELVMHLNNKIRGFEAEVSELWYVEEFDMLALALNGRIKPRKFHLGCSYN, encoded by the exons ATGGCTCGAAATCggtggagtcatggatatacagTGTCATTGATCTGGTTATCTTCTTTCATTCTCTTTTACTCAGGCTTTCAAATGGCCATTCAAAATTCCTCCAAAAGAATTCAATTCATGGATTCAG CCAGTACTAATTTGAATTCGGAAAGGAGGTCAAGATTGTATAATAAAATGGAACATGATTTGGAAGAACATGGAGCTGTTTTCCTACAAGGTGGGGAAACTTCTCAGTCACTGTCTCTTTCGGATATTTTTGCTGTAGAGGATGGGATTGTTAAACCTGTACTTAAG GCTGCGAATCCTCCTGTTCGTGCAAATGTTCTGTATCTCAGTACCAATTTCTCAATTCCTATCTC GCAGGCTGTAAAGGGTATATTTCAGCCCTACTTCGATAAAG CAATCTGGTTCCAGAACTCCAGCTTATATCACTTCAGTATGTTTCACGCCTCACATCATATAGTTGCTGTCCCTGCTACAGAagatgag ATTGAGGCTGAAGCCACTGCAGTTAAGGCTGTCGCGGAGACTCTCTGCCCACTGAAAATTGTACTGGACAGAGTGGTTTTGACTTCAACGGGAGTGCTTCTTGGTTGCTGGCAG GTAACATCAGGGACGGATCCTGTATATATTCGCGAGAGGCTGAGAAATGTTCTTCCGGATGCACCTGAAAAGCAACTT TATGATCCTGCTATGCTTCACACTTCATTTGCTAGGCTTTTGGGGCACCCTAAACTTTCTGTGGAG GAGCTGCATAAGCAACCTAATCAACTCCAGTTCTTCCACGAGCTTGTCATGCACCTAAACAACAAAATACGTGGATTTGAG GCTGAAGTGTCTGAGCTTTGGTATGTAGAGGAATTTGATATGTTGGCGCTTGCATTGAATGGAAGAATAAAACCACGAAAGTTTCACCTCGGGTGTTCATATAATTGA